From Pseudoalteromonas rubra, one genomic window encodes:
- a CDS encoding DUF3581 family protein — protein sequence MLTPYYQQEMDSVAISREQASQFAKQVADDFNPLHDVDAKKFCVPGDLLFSLVLERYGVSENMHFDFVGMVDETSRLQFPPLSDAFDITSEDKVMLSVKRSGEIKQCDSLTSSLIRNYVEFSGTTFPHVIIPLMGKQDVMINPARPMVIYESMSIHLDKLDIESVTLEPAEPEFSFEGKRGKIVLRFNLFHGDEQVGQGEKHMVVAGVREYCQEAVDKLIEYYNERKATL from the coding sequence ATGCTAACTCCTTATTACCAGCAAGAAATGGATAGCGTGGCAATTAGCCGCGAGCAGGCCAGTCAGTTCGCTAAACAAGTGGCGGATGACTTTAACCCTTTGCACGATGTGGATGCTAAAAAATTCTGTGTACCGGGTGATCTGCTGTTCTCACTAGTCCTGGAACGCTACGGTGTGAGTGAGAATATGCATTTTGATTTTGTCGGCATGGTGGATGAAACCAGTCGTCTGCAGTTTCCACCGCTGAGTGATGCTTTTGATATCACCTCAGAAGACAAGGTCATGCTGTCGGTGAAACGCAGTGGTGAAATCAAACAATGTGACAGCCTGACCAGCAGCCTGATCCGTAATTACGTCGAGTTTTCGGGCACGACTTTCCCACATGTGATTATTCCATTGATGGGCAAACAAGATGTGATGATCAACCCAGCGCGTCCTATGGTGATCTACGAATCAATGTCGATTCATCTGGATAAGCTGGACATCGAGTCGGTGACTCTTGAACCGGCGGAGCCTGAGTTCTCCTTTGAAGGCAAACGCGGCAAAATCGTCCTGCGATTTAATCTGTTCCACGGTGATGAGCAGGTCGGTCAGGGTGAAAAGCACATGGTGGTTGCAGGCGTACGGGAGTATTGTCAGGAAGCTGTCGATAAGCTGATTGAGTATTACAACGAGCGAAAAGCAACCTTGTAA
- the gltX gene encoding glutamate--tRNA ligase, whose protein sequence is MTIRTRVAPSPTGDPHLGTAYIALFNYCFAKQQGGEFVLRIEDTDQQRSTPESEQAIMDSLRWLGLEWDHGPDVGGDFGPYRQSERSDLYKKYAHQLVEEGKAFYCFATAQELDEMREQQMAEGLRPKYDGRGLKLTQEEIQANLDAGKPYVIRMMIPEEGSFKFDDYLRGEIEIPWENVDMQVLLKADGFPTYFLANVVDDHHMQISHIFRGEEWINSAPKLLKLYEDFGWQAPVLGHLPLLRNPDKSKLSKRKNPTSINYYKEMGYLPEAVLNYLGRMGWSMPDEREKFTLAEMIEHFDMKRVSLGGPVFDIDKLSWLNGLWIREDLSDEQLIERFVDWKLNGQMLARVLPEAKTRINTLSDLVGLAGHFVGGIPEYDPALLTAGKAEEETVRQALQFFIWELDKLRQWNKSEVFAVAKSVATFHELKIKDFLEPIFVAITGKTSSTSVVDAMEILGSDLSRARLRVALNHLGVSKKQAKKLEKAYREYPSIG, encoded by the coding sequence ATGACTATCCGCACGCGTGTTGCACCGTCACCGACGGGCGATCCCCACTTAGGCACAGCCTATATTGCGTTATTCAACTACTGTTTTGCCAAGCAGCAAGGTGGTGAATTTGTTCTGCGTATCGAAGATACCGATCAACAAAGAAGTACCCCGGAGTCAGAGCAAGCAATTATGGACAGCCTGCGTTGGCTTGGCCTGGAGTGGGATCACGGACCGGATGTCGGCGGTGACTTTGGTCCTTACCGTCAGTCTGAACGCAGTGACTTATATAAAAAATATGCCCATCAGCTGGTGGAAGAAGGCAAAGCGTTTTACTGTTTTGCAACGGCCCAAGAGCTCGACGAAATGCGTGAGCAGCAAATGGCCGAGGGTTTACGTCCTAAATATGATGGTCGTGGTCTGAAACTGACTCAGGAAGAAATACAGGCAAACCTGGATGCGGGCAAACCTTATGTGATCCGTATGATGATCCCAGAAGAAGGCAGCTTTAAATTTGACGACTACCTGCGTGGTGAGATTGAGATCCCGTGGGAAAATGTCGACATGCAGGTGCTACTGAAAGCGGATGGCTTCCCAACTTACTTCCTGGCCAACGTGGTTGACGATCACCATATGCAGATCAGCCATATCTTCCGTGGTGAAGAGTGGATCAACTCAGCGCCGAAACTGCTCAAGCTGTATGAAGACTTTGGCTGGCAAGCGCCGGTTCTTGGCCACCTGCCATTACTGCGTAACCCGGATAAGTCGAAATTGTCTAAGCGTAAGAACCCGACTTCTATTAACTACTATAAAGAAATGGGTTACCTGCCAGAAGCGGTCCTGAACTATCTGGGCCGAATGGGCTGGTCTATGCCTGATGAGCGTGAGAAGTTTACGCTGGCCGAGATGATTGAACACTTCGACATGAAGCGCGTGTCTTTGGGTGGTCCGGTATTTGATATCGACAAGTTAAGCTGGCTAAATGGTCTGTGGATCCGTGAAGATCTCAGCGATGAACAGCTGATTGAACGCTTTGTTGACTGGAAGCTCAATGGCCAGATGTTAGCGCGAGTGCTGCCAGAAGCGAAAACCCGCATCAATACTTTGTCTGATTTGGTTGGTCTGGCAGGTCACTTTGTTGGTGGGATCCCTGAGTATGATCCGGCACTATTAACTGCGGGCAAAGCAGAAGAAGAGACCGTGCGTCAGGCACTACAGTTCTTTATCTGGGAACTGGACAAGCTGCGTCAGTGGAACAAGAGTGAAGTGTTCGCCGTGGCTAAGTCTGTAGCGACCTTCCACGAGTTGAAGATTAAGGACTTCCTGGAGCCCATCTTCGTTGCCATTACCGGCAAGACCTCGTCGACCTCTGTGGTGGATGCCATGGAGATCCTGGGATCTGACTTGTCTCGTGCGCGCTTACGGGTGGCATTAAACCACCTGGGTGTGTCTAAGAAGCAAGCAAAGAAGCTGGAAAAAGCATACCGTGAATACCCAAGCATAGGGTAA
- a CDS encoding glutathione peroxidase, with translation MTTLYEFSANTLQGQPFEFSSLQGRVVLVVNTASQCGLTPQYEGLQALHEQYGSQGLSIIGFPCNQFGQQEPGSATEIQQGCLINYGVDFQMMEKIDVNGAQAHPLYAYLKDALPGLFGNKIKWNFTKFLLGKDGQPLARYAPTTKPEKISKDIEKALSA, from the coding sequence ATGACAACACTATATGAGTTCAGTGCAAATACACTGCAAGGGCAACCGTTTGAGTTTAGCAGCCTGCAAGGCCGAGTCGTGCTGGTTGTTAATACTGCCAGCCAGTGCGGATTGACCCCCCAATATGAGGGACTTCAGGCGCTGCATGAGCAATATGGTTCGCAGGGCCTGAGCATCATTGGCTTTCCCTGTAACCAGTTTGGCCAGCAGGAGCCCGGCAGTGCCACCGAGATACAGCAAGGCTGCCTGATCAACTATGGGGTGGATTTTCAGATGATGGAAAAAATCGACGTCAATGGTGCGCAGGCACACCCGTTGTATGCTTATCTCAAAGACGCCCTGCCCGGCCTGTTTGGTAATAAAATTAAATGGAACTTTACTAAATTCCTGCTGGGTAAAGATGGCCAGCCATTAGCACGCTATGCGCCAACAACAAAACCTGAGAAAATAAGCAAAGACATCGAAAAGGCATTAAGCGCATAA
- a CDS encoding cytochrome b/b6 domain-containing protein — protein sequence MATKVWDGFIRGFHWLLVIGIAVLYFSGEEGWLEIHFVTGYLLLALMATRLIWGLIGSQTAKLSSLFHSPKAVLASLKSSAPFVGHNPAGSLMVLAFFVLIIVQLISGLFTTDDILVEGPLVSYVPYSWAELAGDIHHTNIDILLIAIAVHISAIVLYRLRGKNLVKPLLTGKTTEPVASAPAMRSGLLAYGIFVVLSVVLLLTWGYEPLMALF from the coding sequence ATGGCAACTAAAGTTTGGGACGGATTCATACGTGGCTTTCACTGGCTACTGGTCATTGGCATTGCGGTGCTGTATTTCAGTGGTGAAGAAGGCTGGCTGGAAATCCACTTTGTAACAGGCTACCTGTTACTGGCACTGATGGCGACGCGTTTGATTTGGGGCCTGATCGGGAGCCAGACGGCAAAACTCAGCAGCTTATTCCACTCTCCAAAAGCCGTGCTTGCTTCGTTGAAATCTTCAGCCCCGTTTGTTGGTCATAATCCAGCAGGCAGCCTCATGGTATTGGCATTTTTTGTGTTGATCATAGTGCAGTTGATCTCTGGGTTGTTCACTACCGACGATATTTTGGTTGAAGGGCCACTGGTTTCATATGTGCCTTATAGTTGGGCAGAGTTGGCGGGTGATATTCATCATACCAATATCGACATTTTGCTGATTGCCATTGCCGTGCATATTAGTGCGATTGTGCTCTATCGTCTGAGAGGCAAAAATCTCGTTAAGCCGCTGCTCACCGGTAAAACAACTGAGCCAGTCGCATCAGCGCCGGCGATGCGCAGTGGTTTGCTGGCATATGGCATTTTTGTTGTACTCAGTGTGGTGTTGTTGCTGACGTGGGGGTATGAACCTCTTATGGCTTTATTTTGA
- a CDS encoding glutaredoxin family protein has product MKLIRMLLGSLILLFDFIFTPRSKKRPAEAQAKLDAQTAKLKLYQFKGCPFCVKVRRAAKREGLKLETRDAKNNQAYRQELQEQGGRIKVPCLRIEEQNQVTWLYESNDIVDYLQKLEQAA; this is encoded by the coding sequence ATGAAATTAATCCGTATGCTGCTTGGCAGCCTGATTTTACTGTTTGATTTTATCTTTACCCCGCGCAGTAAAAAGCGCCCTGCAGAGGCGCAAGCCAAGTTGGATGCGCAAACCGCCAAACTGAAACTGTATCAATTCAAAGGGTGCCCATTCTGCGTTAAGGTGCGTCGTGCCGCTAAGCGGGAAGGCCTGAAACTGGAAACCCGTGATGCCAAGAATAATCAGGCATATCGTCAGGAGCTGCAAGAGCAGGGGGGCAGAATCAAAGTACCTTGCCTGAGGATTGAAGAGCAGAACCAGGTAACCTGGTTGTATGAATCGAACGACATTGTTGACTATTTACAAAAGCTTGAGCAAGCCGCTTAA
- the proB gene encoding glutamate 5-kinase — MKKSKVIVIKLGTSVLTAGTDKLNKPRMIDIVTQCMALKQQGYLPVLVSSGAVAAGRDAVEHSVGVSIAEKQMLAAIGQGQLIHLWQSLFALFDQPVAQLLLTRADVEDRERYLNARDTITQLLKHQVIPIVNENDAVATSEIKVGDNDNLSALVAILANADKLLLLTDQPGLFTADPRSNPKATLISEVEFIDQSLMALAGGAGSKLGTGGMYTKLEAARTAQRAGIETIIAKGAEPQVIEQVMAGTAQSTTFVRFDAPLEGRKKWLLSGPKSTGYVQCDPGAVAAIAHQGASLLAKGIVAIGGEFARGDVIEVRDLDNQLLAKGLVAFDHQEMDQIKRLHSSEIPLVLGYPASNVVVHRDDLVLLDIYAGSL, encoded by the coding sequence ATGAAGAAAAGTAAAGTTATCGTGATTAAGTTGGGGACCAGTGTGCTTACTGCCGGTACAGATAAGCTCAATAAACCACGTATGATCGATATTGTGACTCAGTGTATGGCACTCAAACAGCAGGGTTATCTGCCCGTATTGGTGTCCAGTGGGGCAGTGGCTGCGGGCAGAGATGCGGTTGAGCACAGTGTCGGCGTTTCGATAGCAGAAAAACAAATGCTGGCGGCCATTGGACAGGGTCAGTTGATCCATTTATGGCAGTCTCTGTTTGCGCTATTTGATCAGCCTGTGGCACAACTACTGCTCACACGCGCAGATGTAGAAGATCGGGAGCGTTACCTTAATGCACGCGATACCATAACCCAGTTGCTGAAACATCAAGTGATCCCCATTGTCAATGAGAATGATGCCGTCGCCACCTCCGAAATAAAAGTAGGGGACAACGACAACTTATCGGCGTTGGTGGCGATTCTGGCCAACGCCGATAAGCTTTTGCTGCTGACCGATCAGCCCGGCCTGTTCACGGCGGATCCCCGCAGCAACCCAAAGGCCACGTTAATCTCTGAGGTTGAATTTATCGATCAGTCATTGATGGCGCTGGCGGGTGGGGCAGGCAGTAAACTGGGCACCGGCGGCATGTATACAAAGCTCGAAGCCGCACGCACTGCACAGCGGGCTGGGATTGAGACCATCATTGCTAAAGGGGCAGAACCTCAGGTAATTGAACAGGTGATGGCGGGCACAGCACAAAGCACCACCTTTGTGCGCTTTGATGCGCCGCTTGAGGGACGTAAAAAGTGGCTCTTGTCAGGTCCTAAATCAACGGGCTATGTGCAATGTGACCCCGGCGCGGTGGCTGCCATTGCGCATCAGGGCGCAAGTTTATTGGCGAAGGGCATTGTTGCCATCGGCGGCGAGTTTGCACGGGGCGATGTGATTGAAGTACGTGACCTTGACAATCAATTGCTTGCTAAGGGACTGGTCGCTTTTGATCATCAGGAAATGGATCAAATTAAACGTCTGCATAGCAGTGAAATCCCCCTGGTTTTGGGTTATCCGGCGTCTAATGTGGTGGTACATCGTGACGACCTGGTGTTGCTGGATATCTACGCCGGCTCACTCTAA
- a CDS encoding MarR family winged helix-turn-helix transcriptional regulator — protein MKEQPTELRLDNQLCFSLYAASRQVTRLYQPLLKARGLTYPQYIVLMILWQQDGLLVGEIGKRAQLNSNTLTPLLKRLAQQALVTRERSERDERQCHIYLTEKGKALEAECSCIPQQMLAQTKMPLADLQQLKALLDGFLTSQSDAD, from the coding sequence ATGAAAGAGCAGCCCACGGAACTACGTCTGGACAATCAACTGTGTTTTAGCCTGTATGCCGCATCGCGGCAGGTCACCCGGCTTTATCAACCGCTGTTAAAGGCGCGCGGCCTGACGTATCCGCAATATATTGTACTGATGATCCTCTGGCAGCAGGATGGGTTACTGGTGGGAGAAATTGGCAAACGCGCGCAACTCAATAGCAACACACTTACACCACTGCTTAAACGCCTAGCTCAACAAGCATTAGTCACGCGGGAGCGCTCAGAACGTGATGAGCGCCAGTGCCATATTTACCTCACAGAAAAAGGCAAAGCACTGGAGGCTGAGTGTAGCTGCATTCCCCAACAAATGCTGGCACAAACCAAAATGCCACTGGCAGATCTGCAACAGCTCAAGGCACTCCTGGATGGCTTTTTAACGAGTCAGTCAGATGCTGATTAG
- a CDS encoding LysR family transcriptional regulator: MWQGLDIFLAVVEQGSFSKAAQALDVSTSHVSRQIQQLEQRLGTLLLQRTTRSINLTDAGKHYAAKLKLIQQELSEANDQLLGGQQIPKGHIRITGAGDFVANTVAPVIAEFCLQYPEVTVEIDFNNRNVDLVEDGFDLAIRFGRMRDSSLIARKLTPRPMTLAASPRYLDAHPAPTHPHELAQHNCLLAANNRWRFIIDGEIEEVKINGNWRTNHPHALLQACLQGLGISHLARDIVEPHLASGALISLLDEFQVTDNASWLVYPRKDLMPYRVRLLIDFLLERFQST, translated from the coding sequence ATGTGGCAAGGGCTGGATATCTTTCTCGCCGTCGTTGAGCAGGGCAGTTTCAGTAAAGCCGCTCAGGCACTGGATGTATCAACTTCACATGTGAGCCGCCAAATCCAACAACTGGAGCAGCGACTGGGCACTTTGTTGCTGCAACGCACCACACGCAGCATCAATCTGACTGACGCAGGCAAGCATTATGCGGCCAAACTCAAACTGATCCAGCAAGAGCTCAGCGAAGCCAATGATCAGCTATTAGGTGGTCAACAAATACCGAAAGGACACATTCGCATTACCGGTGCCGGGGATTTCGTGGCCAATACGGTTGCGCCAGTGATTGCCGAGTTTTGCCTTCAGTATCCGGAAGTGACCGTTGAGATTGATTTCAACAACCGCAACGTTGATCTGGTTGAAGATGGCTTTGATCTGGCGATCCGCTTTGGCCGCATGCGCGACTCCAGTCTCATCGCCCGTAAGCTGACACCCCGACCAATGACCCTGGCTGCCAGCCCTCGTTACCTTGATGCTCACCCAGCCCCCACACACCCCCATGAGCTGGCTCAGCATAATTGCCTGCTGGCTGCAAATAATCGATGGCGCTTTATCATTGATGGTGAGATTGAAGAAGTCAAAATCAACGGCAACTGGCGAACGAATCACCCACATGCCCTGTTACAGGCCTGCCTGCAAGGATTGGGGATCTCCCATCTGGCACGCGACATTGTCGAGCCGCATCTCGCCTCTGGTGCACTGATCAGCCTACTGGATGAGTTTCAGGTCACCGACAACGCCTCCTGGCTGGTTTATCCACGTAAAGATCTCATGCCCTATCGCGTGCGCCTGCTCATCGACTTTCTCTTGGAGCGGTTTCAGTCCACATAG
- a CDS encoding iron-containing alcohol dehydrogenase → MLNFSFHNPTQILFGEGQIAAMSDSIPADAKVLVIYGGGSIKSNGIYQQVSDALANHHWGEFSGIEPNPSYQTCMQAVEVIRQQGYTYLLAVGGGSVIDGSKFIAAAAEFNGEPWDILAKGAQIESALDLGVVLTLPATGSESNSFSVVSNKETNDKLPFASPQVQPKFAVLDPTVMSSLPERQLINGVVDPFVHVMEQYLTYPIDAKVQDRFAEGLLLTLMEDGPKLFSDEVDYKVRANVMWSATMALNGLIGSGVPHDWATHMIGHELTAVYGLDHAQTLAIVLPRVMHEQRDSKQGKLLQYAERVLGLDISDETQAIDQAIEKTEAFFQSLGMKTRLSDYGVGEEAVDKIVAQLERHGMVALGEHQQVDLSKSRAIVAACL, encoded by the coding sequence ATGCTGAATTTCAGTTTTCATAACCCAACGCAGATCCTCTTTGGAGAAGGTCAGATTGCCGCTATGTCGGATAGTATTCCTGCTGACGCGAAAGTGTTGGTCATCTATGGTGGTGGCAGCATTAAAAGCAATGGCATATACCAGCAGGTAAGTGATGCGTTGGCCAATCATCACTGGGGCGAGTTCAGTGGTATTGAGCCAAACCCCAGCTATCAGACCTGTATGCAGGCGGTTGAGGTCATTCGTCAACAAGGATATACCTATTTGCTCGCAGTTGGCGGTGGCTCGGTCATTGATGGCAGTAAGTTTATTGCGGCGGCGGCTGAGTTTAATGGTGAGCCCTGGGACATTCTGGCCAAAGGGGCACAAATTGAATCGGCCCTGGATCTGGGCGTCGTGCTGACCTTACCTGCAACCGGCTCTGAGTCGAATAGCTTCAGTGTGGTCTCTAACAAAGAAACCAACGACAAACTGCCGTTTGCCTCACCGCAAGTACAGCCTAAGTTCGCGGTGCTGGACCCCACGGTTATGAGCTCCCTGCCTGAGCGTCAGTTGATCAATGGTGTGGTCGATCCGTTTGTACATGTGATGGAGCAGTATCTGACTTACCCCATTGATGCGAAAGTACAAGACCGTTTTGCAGAAGGTCTGTTACTGACTTTAATGGAAGACGGTCCGAAACTCTTCTCTGATGAGGTGGACTATAAGGTTCGCGCTAATGTGATGTGGTCAGCGACCATGGCTCTGAATGGGCTGATAGGTTCAGGGGTACCGCATGACTGGGCAACTCATATGATTGGCCATGAATTGACAGCCGTTTATGGATTGGACCATGCTCAGACTCTGGCCATTGTTTTACCACGCGTAATGCATGAACAACGTGACAGTAAACAAGGCAAATTGCTGCAATACGCGGAGCGTGTGTTAGGGCTGGATATTAGTGATGAAACACAGGCGATTGATCAGGCGATTGAGAAAACCGAAGCTTTCTTCCAGTCGTTAGGCATGAAAACACGTCTCAGTGACTATGGTGTCGGTGAAGAGGCGGTGGATAAAATCGTCGCTCAGCTGGAACGTCATGGCATGGTTGCATTGGGAGAGCATCAGCAGGTTGACCTGAGCAAATCACGCGCCATTGTGGCTGCGTGCCTGTAA
- a CDS encoding DcaP family trimeric outer membrane transporter: MTTAKKNNLTLSALAVQTALLGGLLSASVNAAELGSTEVKYGGYIKLDAIWSDFSDGSLGSQHIGRDFYVPSTTPVSGGEPKDAVFDMHARQSRFNLSTNTKLDDGSSIKTKIELDFIASTGGNERVTNSYSPRIRQAYVTYKGWLFGQAWSNFQNVSALPETLDFVGPADGTVFVRQAMVKYTIGNWSFSAENPESTITSEGGARVVTDDASMPDFTARYTYKADWGHLVVAALGRELTYKVATADESETSFGISASGRVNFGKNNLKFMLTQGQGLGRYVGLNAAHGAVYDGKDLHAIDSTSGFIAYQHYWNPQWRSTFLYSFLSADNDKDLLGITIDPTESTTSYSANILYSPVKKLTFGAEYKVATRETESGAEGDLDRLQFSVKYVF; encoded by the coding sequence ATGACAACAGCAAAGAAAAATAACTTAACGCTTAGTGCCCTGGCCGTGCAAACCGCGTTGCTTGGCGGCCTGCTCTCAGCCAGTGTCAATGCGGCTGAGCTGGGCAGTACCGAAGTAAAATATGGTGGATACATTAAGCTGGATGCCATCTGGAGTGACTTTTCCGATGGCAGTTTAGGCTCACAGCATATTGGCCGGGATTTCTATGTGCCAAGTACCACCCCAGTTAGTGGCGGCGAACCGAAAGATGCGGTATTTGATATGCATGCCCGTCAATCGCGCTTCAACCTGTCTACAAATACCAAGCTAGATGACGGCAGCAGTATTAAAACAAAAATTGAGCTGGATTTTATCGCCTCAACTGGCGGCAACGAACGTGTGACGAACTCTTACTCACCGCGGATCCGTCAGGCTTATGTGACCTATAAAGGTTGGTTGTTTGGTCAGGCCTGGTCTAACTTCCAAAATGTTAGCGCCCTGCCGGAAACCCTGGACTTTGTCGGTCCGGCAGATGGTACCGTGTTCGTTCGCCAGGCCATGGTCAAATACACCATTGGCAACTGGTCTTTTTCGGCGGAAAACCCGGAAAGTACCATTACCTCTGAAGGTGGCGCACGCGTGGTAACTGACGACGCCAGTATGCCTGATTTTACCGCACGATATACCTATAAAGCGGACTGGGGACACCTGGTGGTTGCCGCCTTAGGGCGCGAGCTGACCTACAAAGTCGCCACGGCTGATGAAAGCGAGACTTCTTTCGGGATCAGCGCCTCTGGTCGTGTCAACTTTGGTAAGAACAACCTTAAGTTTATGCTGACACAAGGCCAGGGCCTGGGTCGTTATGTGGGCCTCAATGCAGCACATGGTGCGGTCTATGATGGCAAAGACCTGCATGCAATTGATTCGACCTCCGGATTTATCGCCTACCAGCATTACTGGAACCCACAGTGGCGTTCGACCTTCCTGTATTCTTTCTTATCTGCGGATAATGACAAAGATCTGCTAGGTATCACCATAGATCCCACAGAGTCGACCACCAGCTATAGCGCGAATATTCTCTACTCACCAGTTAAAAAGCTCACCTTTGGCGCAGAATATAAAGTCGCGACACGTGAGACTGAGAGTGGCGCAGAAGGCGATCTGGACCGCCTGCAGTTCTCCGTAAAGTATGTTTTTTAA
- a CDS encoding GGDEF domain-containing protein, producing MTTSTCGHEYTISLLELKEEQALYQQFCDILRSLLPEQPLSFFIRPSLSNKEALKLIYQQHVSEPLALQEMLEKAQLCMDKPVLISKSYTCMPLRLDDQVIGLLWIYEALTPANCNLTAHLMNVFFHQLHTLALARIDPLSQLLNRQTFDEKVLEIASGQGFLQPRDEPDPRRWYLALFDIDHFKRVNDSFGHVIGDEVILLTAQYLKENFRAEDYVFRYGGEEFAVLFQAHNDSEAQSLLDRVRGVIRSVMFPQVGQVTLSVGFTDVTDVMQVSELVNQADMALYHAKQHGRDRVVFYGTLEGLSLQVTTSDIELF from the coding sequence GTGACTACTTCCACTTGCGGACACGAATACACCATTAGCTTGTTAGAGCTAAAAGAAGAGCAGGCATTGTATCAGCAGTTTTGCGACATTCTGCGGTCGCTGCTGCCAGAGCAGCCGTTGAGTTTTTTTATTCGCCCTAGCTTGTCTAACAAAGAAGCGCTCAAGCTGATCTATCAGCAACATGTCAGCGAGCCTTTGGCATTGCAAGAGATGCTTGAGAAAGCCCAGTTGTGTATGGACAAACCGGTGCTCATCAGTAAATCCTACACCTGTATGCCGTTGCGACTTGACGATCAGGTGATTGGGTTGCTGTGGATCTACGAGGCGTTAACTCCGGCTAATTGTAATTTGACTGCACATCTGATGAATGTGTTTTTTCATCAGTTGCATACCCTGGCGCTGGCTCGTATTGACCCCTTGTCTCAGTTACTCAACCGCCAGACCTTTGATGAGAAAGTCCTCGAAATCGCCTCTGGTCAGGGCTTTTTGCAACCCCGTGATGAACCGGATCCGCGTCGCTGGTATCTGGCTTTGTTCGACATAGACCATTTCAAGCGTGTCAATGACTCCTTTGGCCATGTGATAGGAGATGAAGTGATTTTATTAACCGCTCAGTACCTGAAAGAGAATTTTCGGGCCGAAGACTATGTGTTTCGTTACGGAGGCGAGGAGTTTGCTGTTTTGTTTCAGGCGCACAATGATAGCGAAGCCCAATCTTTGTTAGACCGCGTACGTGGCGTGATTCGTTCTGTGATGTTTCCTCAGGTGGGTCAGGTAACTCTGAGTGTTGGCTTTACCGATGTGACGGATGTTATGCAAGTGTCCGAGCTGGTAAATCAGGCCGATATGGCGTTGTATCACGCTAAACAACATGGTCGAGACAGGGTCGTTTTTTATGGCACGCTGGAGGGCCTCTCTTTGCAGGTTACGACCTCAGATATTGAACTTTTTTAA